The Tachyglossus aculeatus isolate mTacAcu1 chromosome 7, mTacAcu1.pri, whole genome shotgun sequence genome includes a region encoding these proteins:
- the LOC119930832 gene encoding keratin-associated protein 10-3-like, protein MADNCCSPGCQPSCCVPVCCKPVCCKPVCCVPVCCKPSASCCQPSCVKDSCSSPACCGSSPCQPSCCQPPCCQPVVCVPICCKPVVCCPTSCCPPVSYPDGHGYWMAADSMATTFCPGPCIPTASTVSICSSEGSGRSLICLPSSCNVSSYALDNCQETCCEPPCCAPSCCEPSCGQPACCSTLCCPPMCCVALLCRPVCGVPTGCQSACGPSPCQLACSSSCSPSCCQDPCCQQSCCQDSYGQSTSCQSAGCGDSCCIPTCCKPVSCVPMCCKPVCCVSTPCPRAPCGDSRCQSSCCDSTCCHPTSCVSLLCHPVCSRPVCCVPVRCKPACCDSSCYAPAPCQPACCRPASCLSMICRPICSRPAGCRVTPGQKSCC, encoded by the exons ATGGCCGACAACTGCTGCTCCCCCGGCTGCCAGCCATCTTGCTGTGTGCCCGTCTGCTGCAAGCCCGTGTGTTGCAAGCCTGTGTGCTGTGTTCCCGTTTGCTGCAAACC CTCGGCCTCTTGCTGCCAACCGTCTTGTGTCAAAGATAGTTGCAGCAGCCCAGCTTGCTGTGGGTCCAGCCCTTGCCAGCCATCCTGCTGCCAACCACCTTGCTGCCAGCCCGTGGTGTGTGTGCCCATCTGCTGTAAGCCAGTGGTCTGCTGCCCCACTTCCTGCTGCCCACCCGTCTCCT ACCCCGATGGCCATGGCTACTGGATGG CCGCTGACAGTATGGCCACCACCTTCTGCCCTGGGCCCTGCATTCCCACGGCCTCCACCGTCTCCATCTGCTCGAGCGAGGGCAGTGGCAGGAGCCTCATCTGCCTGCCCAGTTCTTGCAACGTTTCGTCCTATGCCCTGGACAACTGCCAAGAGACCTGCTGCGAACCTCCCTGCTGCGCGCCATCCTGTTGCGAACCCAGCTGCGGCCAGCCCGCTTGCTGCAGCACGTTGTGTTGCCCACCCATGTGCTGCGTGGCTCTCCTCTGCCGGCCGGTTTGCGGCGTGCCCACCGGCTGCCAGTCAGCCTGcggccccagcccctgccagtTGGCCTGCTCCAGCTCCTGCTCACCATCTTGCTGCCAAGACCCATGTTGCCAACAGTCTTGCTGCCAAGACTCTTATGGCCAATCCACTAGCTGCCAATCAGCTGGCTGCGGAGACTCTTGCTGCATCCCCACTTGCTGCAAACCAGTCAGCTGCGTCCCTATGTGCTGCAAGCCAGTCTGCTGCGTGTCCACCCCCTGCCCGCGTGCCCCCTGTGGAGATTCTCGCTGCCAGTCCTCTTGTTGCGACTCCACGTGTTGCCACCCCACTTCCTGCgtgtccctcctctgccacccggtgTGCAGCCGCCCGGTCTGTTGCGTGCCCGTCCGCTGCAAGCCGGCTTGCTGCGACTCCAGCTGCTATGCACCTGCCCCCTGCCAGCCCGCTTGCTGCcggccagcctcctgcctctctatgATCTGCCGACCTATCTGCAGCCGGCCCGCTGGCTGTAGGGTCACTCCCGGCCAGAAGTCTTGCTGCTAA